The Triticum aestivum cultivar Chinese Spring chromosome 3A, IWGSC CS RefSeq v2.1, whole genome shotgun sequence genome includes a region encoding these proteins:
- the LOC123058284 gene encoding late embryogenesis abundant protein ECP63: MASEQDRREERVQAAAQKAADELAAARRDMHEPSSPGRRTGIFGSVQESARSLLGAVRDTFSGGVRDTTTAHDSYSTGAMGTAGEKVNEYGSYASQKAEEGKESASEMADAAAGKTKETKDATVEKTREMADAAAGKTKETKDAAAEKARGAGEMVTEKARSAKDAALETKDAAADKASGAAETVTEKAKGAKDATVDTGEGAKEYMVDKEEDARRALAGSAKDSEGETKESAWQQGQDVRRRAAEKAEEARQRTHQPPEEERSKLATENIFGSAQGLTEAFKEKMTMPTDVIERKLAERKGTTRDAGRGEALNADDVMMRVKEADQMTGTGFNDVGKMGEEGTGMKAALRADDEEDVMLRVKAADQMTGQAFNDVGPMGEEGTGWGPALRARKDA, translated from the exons ATGGCGTCCGAGCAGGATCGCCGCGAGGAGCGCGTGCAGGCCGCGGCGCAGAAGGCGGCCGACGAGCTCGCCGCGGCCAGGCGGGACATGCACGAGCCCAGCAGCCCAGGACGGCGGACCGGCATCTTCGGCAGCGTGCAGGAGAGCGCGCGCTCCCTGCTGGGCGCCGTCCGCGACACCTTCTCCGGCGGCGTCCGGGACACAACCACGGCCCACGACAGCTACTCTACCGGCGCCATGGGGACCGCGGGGGAAAAAGTCAATGAGTACGGGAGCTACGCATCCCAGAAGGCCGAGGAAGGGAAGGAGAGCGCGAGTGAGATGGCGGACGCCGCCGCGGGGAAGACCAAGGAGACCAAGGACGCGACGGTGGAGAAGACGAGGGAGATGGCGGACGCCGCCGCGGGGAAGACCAAAGAGACCAAGGACGCGGCCGCAGAGAAGGCGCGCGGCGCGGGGGAGATGGTGACGGAGAAGGCGAGGAGCGCCAAGGACGCTGCCTTGGAGACTAAGGACGCGGCGGCTGACAAGGCGAGTGGAGCGGCGGAGACGGTGACGGAGAAGGCCAAGGGCGCCAAGGACGCAACCGTTGATACAGGGGAGGGCGCCAAGGAGTACATGGTGGACAAGGAGGAGGACGCCCGGCGAGCGCTCGCCGGCTCGGCCAAGGATAGCGAGGGCGAGACGAAGGAGTCGGCGTGGCAACAGGGCCAGGAtgtgcggcggcgggcggcggagaagGCCGAGGAGGCTCGTCAGCGCACGCACCAACCACCGGAGGAGGAGAG GTCGAAGTTGGCAACGGAGAACATCTTCGGGTCGGCGCAGGGGTTGACGGAGGCGTTCAAGGAGAAGATGACGATGCCGACGGACGTGATCGAGCGGAAGCTCGCTGAGAGGAAGGGGACGACAAGGGACGCGGGCAGGGGCGAGGCACTGAACGCGGACGACGTGATGATGCGCGTGAAGGAGGCGGACCAGATGACCGGGACAGGGTTTAACGACGTCGGCAAGATGGGCGAGGAGGGCACCGGCATGAAGGCGGCACTGAGggccgacgacgaggaggacgtgATGCTGCGGGTGAAGGCGGCGGACCAGATGACAGGGCAGGCGTTCAACGACGTCGGCCCGATGGGCGAGGAGGGCACGGGATGGGGTCCGGCATTGAGGGCGCGGAAGGACGCCTGA